Within Chitinivibrionales bacterium, the genomic segment CCTATCGTTTCATATATCGGAACAACCGCGGCCTGGGATGTATTCCCTTCCCGGGCTCATCTATCAAAAGCTCAACTTCGTGAAATTGCCGACAAAGGCCATGAAATCGGGAGCCATTCTCTTACTCATCCCGATTTAACGATGCTGAATCAGCGTGATCTTGAGAGGGAGCTTACTGAATCGAGATTAATACTTGAAGACATAATAGGACGGAAAGTTATTTCTCTATCATTTCCCTACGGACGATGGAATTCTCGGGTATGGAATACAGCCCGACACTCCGGATACTCGATTGCAAGTCTGTATGGCCGCCAAAGAAAACTCGGTAATAATATATTCCCTATGAAGGGTGCCTATGCTTTCGATTCTGTCGATAGACTTGTTGAAAAGGCCGAGAACTCCTTATTTAACTCCCCCACTACTGCTCAGGCCGTAATCATGCCCCACTTTGCCAAAGGAAGCACCGTCTGGAAATTCAGAAAAGAGTATGAGTTCTTTCATTGAGTAAGTAAACTGAGTAGTTACGCTATATTTTTATTCCCGTTTTTTTCTTGTCTAAGCTCCCGGTCATAGCCTTGCAGAGGGCCAATTTATTATATTTTAGCAGCTAATCGGAACCGAGATCTATTGTAATCTTTTTCATTATGGAGAATTTTCCATGGCACATAAGAGTTTTGCTCTCAAAGAACTAAAGGACATTGCCTCCAAGCACTCATCACTTTCAACTCTGGCTACCGATTCGGGAACGATTCTGATTACAGAGTACGGCGCACGAATACTTGGTCTTTTTCCTGATAATAGCCTGCCGAACTGCTTGTGGGTACCCGAAAAAATCGATT encodes:
- a CDS encoding polysaccharide deacetylase family protein → MHLLWYLILSAFFVPLILGFFATAVWGRMYQPADQPGGIVFHLVNNTSRWGVSYYPVNKFEKFIEILHRKGIVSRTLAESARIKESDKNSHLPLFCITFDDGFEDFYHYVLPVLEKFNVKVTLFPIVSYIGTTAAWDVFPSRAHLSKAQLREIADKGHEIGSHSLTHPDLTMLNQRDLERELTESRLILEDIIGRKVISLSFPYGRWNSRVWNTARHSGYSIASLYGRQRKLGNNIFPMKGAYAFDSVDRLVEKAENSLFNSPTTAQAVIMPHFAKGSTVWKFRKEYEFFH